Proteins encoded in a region of the Mercenaria mercenaria strain notata chromosome 1, MADL_Memer_1, whole genome shotgun sequence genome:
- the LOC123565858 gene encoding mucin-5AC-like — translation MAAFLHRVLICGFLFGWLDFYHCFPHTIVAPSSPNGNHYYEYFGACKFNVDVGDVSWTVNITFSRDLHSVDITGAKVISDHLKKRWVCVRSSNKLHPPEIATVEFNPSYEGSEGPYGDCFVLKNSQTECLGHVAVTFSDPDVTSPATDTTRTSTTSVAHSSTLTTSTIGSASTVSTSSVGSISTSTPTTSTTKSASTVSTSSAAPTSTSTPTTSTTESASTVSTSSAAPISTNTPTTSTTESASTVSTSSAAPTSTNTPTTSTTESASTVSTSSVDSTSTSTPTTSTTESASTVSTSSVAPTSTSTPTTSTTESASTVSTSSVAPTSTSTPTTSTTESASTVSTSSAAPTRTNTPTTSTTESASSVWTSSAAPTSTSTPTSSTTESASTVWTSSAAPTSTSTPTSSTTESASTVWTSSVDSTSTSTPTTSTTESASTVSTSSVAPTSTSTPTTSSTESASTVSTSSAAPTSTSTPTSSTTESASTVSTSSAAPTSTSTPTTSTTESASTVSTSSVAPTSTSTPTTSTTESASTVSTSSVAPTSISTPTTSTTESASTVSTSSVAPTSTSTPTTSTTESASTVSTSSVAPTSTSTPTTSTTESASTISTPSAAPTSTNTQPTSTTGSLSTISTLSEYDTIKTSSSFSTTSGQSSAVTLTTDPSTATEAVSNDLTQTSQTVFISTTTNNTTAFREPEITSASSSTHSDTVSPAITADPSTSLPTSTVDPNTSPVPVSIDSTTSSPVATIYNTTFTSTSGTSVSMCMCNCSDLSKLSTKSSSYKEQTFEEILMELQVDKSKLSATRRKLTSAPDNRVKSKSMGIFGVVIIGAIFGLLLLADLSKLKVLRVLCKS, via the exons ATGGCAGCATTTCTTCATAGAGTACTGATATGCGG ATTTCTGTTTGGATGGCTGGATTTTTACCATTGTTTTCCACACACAATTGTTGCACCATCTAGTCCGAATGGCAACCACTACTATGAATATTTTGGAGCGTGCAAGTTTAACGTCGATGTCGGAGACGTCTCATGGACTGTGAATATTACATTTAGCAGAGATCTGCATTCCGTTGAC ATAACAGGTGCTAAAGTAATAAGTGATCATCTTAAGAAGAGATGGGTCTGTGTTCGAAGCTCGAATAAACTCCATCCTCCGGAGATCGCTACTGTTGAATTTAATCCATCTTACGAAGGTTCCGAAGGGCCTTATGGGGATTGTTTTGTTCTAAAGAACAGCCAGACAGAATGCCTAGGCCATG TGGCTGTTACCTTTTCAGATCCCGACGTTACTTCCCCAGCCACCGATACAACTCGTACATCAACGACAAGTGTTGCCCATTCTAGCACATTAACAACGTCAACTATTGGGTCTGCTAGCACAGTATCGACATCAAGTGTTGGTTCTATTAGCACAAGCACTCCAACAACGTCGACTACTAAATCTGCTAGCACAGTATCGACATCAAGTGCTGCGCCTACTAGCACAAGCACTCCAACAACGTCGACTACTGAATCTGCTAGCACAGTATCGACATCAAGTGCTGCGCCTATAAGCACAAACACTCCAACAACGTCGACTACTGAATCTGCTAGCACAGTATCGACATCAAGTGCTGCGCCTACTAGCACAAACACTCCAACAACGTCGACTACTGAATCTGCTAGCACAGTATCGACATCAAGTGTTGATTCTACTAGCACAAGCACTCCAACAACGTCGACTACTGAATCTGCTAGCACAGTATCGACATCAAGTGTTGCTCCTACTAGCACAAGCACTCCAACAACGTCAACTACTGAATCTGCTAGCACAGTATCGACATCAAGTGTTGCTCCTACTAGCACAAGCACTCCAACAACGTCAACTACTGAATCTGCTAGCACAGTATCGACATCAAGTGCTGCGCCTACTAGAACAAACACTCCAACAACGTCAACTACTGAATCTGCTAGCTCAGTATGGACATCAAGTGCTGCGCCTACTAGCACAAGCACACCGACATCGTCAACTACTGAATCTGCTAGCACAGTATGGACATCAAGTGCTGCGCCTACTAGCACAAGCACACCGACATCGTCAACTACTGAATCTGCTAGCACAGTATGGACATCAAGTGTTGATTCTACTAGCACAAGCACTCCAACAACGTCAACTACTGAATCTGCTAGCACAGTATCGACATCAAGTGTTGCTCCTACTAGCACAAGCACTCCCACAACGTCAAGTACTGAATCTGCTAGCACAGTATCGACATCAAGTGCTGCGCCTACTAGCACAAGCACACCGACATCGTCAACTACTGAATCTGCTAGCACAGTATCGACATCAAGTGCTGCGCCTACTAGCACAAGCACTCCAACAACGTCAACTACTGAATCTGCTAGCACAGTATCGACATCAAGTGTTGCTCCTACTAGCACAAGCACTCCAACAACGTCAACTACTGAATCTGCTAGCACAGTATCGACATCAAGTGTTGCTCCTACTAGCATAAGCACTCCAACAACGTCAACTACTGAATCTGCTAGCACAGTATCGACATCAAGTGTTGCTCCTACTAGCACAAGCACTCCAACAACGTCAACTACTGAATCTGCTAGCACAGTATCGACATCAAGTGTTGCTCCTACTAGCACAAGCACTCCAACAACGTCAACTACTGAATCTGCTAGCACAATATCGACACCAAGTGCTGCTCCTACTAGCACAAACACACAACCAACGTCAACTACTGGATCTTTGTCGACAATATCTACTCTTTCTGAATACGATACAATTAAAACTTCATCTTCATTCTCCACAACTTCAGGACAGAGTTCAGCAGTAACATTAACAACGGATCCAAGTACAGCTACCGAGGCTGTCTCCAATGACCTTACTCAGACTAGCCAAACAGTCTTCATAAGCACAACGACGAATAATACAACTGCCTTCAGGGAGCCTGAAATAACCAGTGCATCTTCATCTACGCACTCAGATACGGTTAGTCCGGCTATTACAGCGGACCCAAGTACGTCTCTACCAACGTCCACCGTGGACCCTAACACGTCTCCTGTTCCCGTCTCTATCGATTCCACAACAAGCAGCCCAGTCGCAACCATTTACAACACAACATTTACATCCACATCCGGAACATCGGTTTCAATGTGCATGTGTAACTGTTCGGATTTGTCCAAACTTTCTACAAAAAGTTCCTCATATAAAGAGCAAACGTTTGAAGAAATACTGATGGAATTGCAGGTGGACAAATCCAAGCTCTCGGCAACACGGCGCAAACTTACTTCAGCACCGGACAATCGTGTAAAGAGTAAAAGCATGGGAATTTTCGGGGTCGTCATCATTGGGGCGATCTTTGGACTGTTGCTACTGGCCGACTTGTCTAAGCTGAAAGTACTGCGTGTGTTGTGCAAATCGTGA